In one Agathobacter rectalis ATCC 33656 genomic region, the following are encoded:
- a CDS encoding TAXI family TRAP transporter solute-binding subunit, translating to MKKKISIMLCIVLFALTGCTNSGRTIRFGTADIGGMYYSFANTFTELANEQGYDFTCKVRTTAGSNANIRLLSDDYIEIGIAQADLIADAYKTNEDLRAIAGLYTETCQLVVRADSNIQTLDDLSGHTVSIGAEESGTERNATQILEFAGMPSSLVATKNLDYIEATKELKAGDIDAFFCTAGLTTTVIDELSKECDIRLIPLTDTVINKMLESSSAYTSEVIPAGTYTGQTTDISTIGVKSVLITKSDVSDDTIEQLTSLLFEKENELSYSNSLKLELTYNFATDGIPIPFHDGAKRYYEVCGYSTN from the coding sequence ATGAAGAAAAAAATCAGTATCATGCTTTGCATAGTACTCTTCGCCCTGACAGGCTGCACCAACTCCGGCCGCACAATACGCTTCGGAACAGCCGACATCGGTGGAATGTACTATTCATTTGCAAATACATTTACGGAGCTTGCCAATGAACAGGGCTATGACTTTACCTGCAAGGTTCGTACCACAGCAGGCTCTAATGCCAATATAAGGCTTTTATCCGATGACTATATAGAGATAGGCATCGCACAGGCAGACCTGATAGCCGATGCCTACAAGACAAATGAAGATTTAAGGGCTATAGCAGGGCTTTACACCGAGACCTGTCAGCTTGTGGTCCGCGCTGATTCAAACATACAGACTCTTGACGACCTGTCAGGACACACTGTAAGCATCGGAGCAGAGGAATCCGGCACCGAGCGAAATGCCACACAGATTCTTGAGTTCGCCGGTATGCCATCATCCCTTGTTGCCACCAAAAACCTGGACTATATCGAGGCCACAAAAGAGCTAAAAGCCGGTGATATAGATGCCTTCTTCTGCACTGCCGGACTCACCACCACTGTCATAGATGAGCTCTCAAAGGAATGCGACATAAGGCTTATCCCGCTGACTGATACTGTGATAAACAAGATGCTTGAAAGCAGCTCTGCCTACACAAGCGAGGTCATACCTGCCGGCACATACACAGGCCAGACCACAGATATAAGCACAATAGGTGTAAAATCTGTGCTTATCACAAAGTCTGATGTATCTGACGATACAATTGAGCAGCTTACATCGCTCCTGTTTGAAAAAGAAAATGAGCTCTCCTACTCCAACTCTCTTAAGCTTGAGCTGACATATAACTTTGCAACAGACGGTATACCTATTCCATTTCACGATGGAGCAAAAAGGTATTATGAAGTCTGTGGATATAGTACAAATTAA
- the malQ gene encoding 4-alpha-glucanotransferase: MRTSGVLMPISSLPSQYGIGTMGKEARRFVDFLEKGGQTYWQILPICPTSYGDSPYQSFSSFAGNPYFIDLELLCKDKLLTKKECESYKWGKKPQYVDYGIMYVNRYALLRKAYERFSKKTPADYEAFCSKEAEWLDEYTLFMALKDANGGVAWSEWDDALKFRKPEAMEEAKEKYADDIAFYKMLQYLFFKQWTALKAYANEKGIRIIGDVPIYVAMDSADVWANPTQFYLDKDLNPIEVAGCPPDAFSADGQLWGNPLFRWDVMKKDSYSWWTKRISAMAKLYDIVRIDHFRGFDSFYAIPAKDDTAKNGVWKDGPGMDLFNVLEKKLGKLPIIVEDLGFLTPSVKKLLKDSGFPGMKVIQFAFDSREDSDYLPHNYPQHCVVYTGTHDNDTVMGWMKTAPKDCVRFAKDYLNLTKEEGYNWGMMRAAWSSVADMAIVPMQDLLGLDSKARINIPSTTGGNWQWRATPEQIDNKLAKKLHKCMQMYARLREEPEEASDKSDAKETADASTSKTAGCEKKAAK; this comes from the coding sequence ATGAGAACTAGCGGTGTATTAATGCCAATCTCATCACTGCCATCACAGTATGGTATTGGAACTATGGGAAAGGAGGCAAGACGTTTTGTCGATTTCCTTGAGAAGGGAGGTCAGACATACTGGCAGATTCTTCCAATCTGTCCTACCAGCTATGGAGATTCTCCATACCAGTCATTTTCAAGCTTTGCAGGCAATCCTTATTTTATCGATCTGGAGCTTTTATGCAAGGACAAGCTTCTGACAAAGAAGGAGTGCGAGTCATATAAGTGGGGCAAAAAGCCACAGTATGTAGACTATGGCATTATGTATGTCAACAGATATGCTCTTTTAAGAAAGGCATATGAGCGTTTTTCAAAGAAAACACCGGCTGACTATGAAGCATTCTGCAGTAAAGAGGCAGAGTGGCTTGATGAGTACACACTCTTTATGGCATTAAAGGATGCCAATGGCGGAGTGGCATGGAGCGAGTGGGATGATGCTCTCAAGTTTAGAAAACCTGAGGCTATGGAAGAAGCAAAGGAGAAGTATGCTGATGATATTGCCTTCTACAAGATGCTCCAGTATCTCTTCTTCAAGCAGTGGACTGCTTTAAAGGCATATGCTAATGAAAAGGGCATAAGAATTATCGGAGATGTACCTATTTATGTTGCCATGGATTCAGCAGATGTATGGGCTAATCCTACACAGTTCTATCTCGATAAAGACTTAAATCCAATCGAGGTGGCAGGCTGTCCTCCTGATGCCTTCTCAGCTGACGGACAGCTCTGGGGCAATCCTCTTTTCAGATGGGATGTTATGAAGAAGGACAGCTACAGCTGGTGGACAAAGCGTATCAGTGCTATGGCAAAGCTTTATGATATCGTGCGAATCGATCATTTCAGAGGTTTTGATTCATTCTATGCTATTCCTGCAAAGGATGATACAGCAAAGAACGGTGTATGGAAAGATGGACCTGGCATGGATTTATTCAACGTGCTTGAGAAGAAGCTTGGTAAGCTTCCTATCATCGTGGAGGACCTCGGCTTCCTCACACCTTCCGTAAAGAAGCTTTTAAAGGATTCAGGCTTCCCTGGCATGAAGGTTATCCAGTTTGCCTTCGATTCAAGAGAAGATAGCGATTATCTGCCACATAACTATCCGCAGCACTGTGTTGTATACACAGGTACCCATGACAATGACACAGTTATGGGCTGGATGAAGACAGCTCCAAAGGATTGCGTAAGGTTTGCAAAGGATTACTTAAACCTCACAAAGGAGGAAGGCTACAACTGGGGTATGATGCGTGCGGCATGGTCATCAGTTGCCGATATGGCTATTGTTCCTATGCAGGATCTGCTTGGACTTGATTCAAAGGCCCGTATCAACATTCCTTCAACTACCGGTGGCAACTGGCAGTGGAGAGCTACTCCTGAGCAGATAGACAATAAGCTTGCAAAGAAGCTTCACAAGTGTATGCAGATGTACGCACGTCTGAGAGAGGAGCCTGAGGAGGCTTCTGACAAATCAGATGCTAAAGAAACAGCTGATGCTTCTACAAGCAAGACAGCAGGATGTGAGAAAAAGGCTGCTAAGTAG
- a CDS encoding signal peptidase I — MRRLINIISSVILLILILIIAVILIPKLFSIEPMVVVSGSMEPSYMKGSLLYVKEGVGGIETGDAITFYRNGELVTHRVVEINTDEKTYTTKGDANQVNDVQPVAWSDVIGVPVFDVPVLGYPASFLGTSQGKFVFIVLLIIFTGITVLTDKKMEKTNG; from the coding sequence ATGAGGAGACTTATTAACATTATTTCCAGTGTGATTTTATTAATTCTTATTTTAATTATTGCTGTAATACTTATCCCCAAGCTGTTTAGTATCGAGCCGATGGTAGTTGTAAGCGGAAGCATGGAGCCTTCTTACATGAAGGGGAGCCTATTGTATGTAAAGGAGGGCGTCGGAGGGATAGAGACAGGTGATGCCATTACCTTTTACAGAAATGGCGAGCTTGTGACTCACAGGGTAGTTGAAATAAATACAGATGAAAAGACCTACACTACAAAGGGAGATGCCAATCAGGTGAATGATGTACAGCCGGTTGCATGGTCTGATGTGATCGGAGTGCCTGTGTTTGATGTCCCGGTGCTTGGTTATCCTGCTTCTTTTTTAGGAACCTCGCAAGGTAAATTTGTATTCATTGTATTGTTGATTATTTTTACCGGTATTACAGTACTGACTGATAAAAAAATGGAGAAAACAAATGGTTAA
- a CDS encoding undecaprenyl-diphosphate phosphatase, with translation MEIFDIIKSVIFGIVEGITEWLPISSTGHMILLNEILPLRIGKNPDDFYSMFEVVIQLGAILAVVVLFWSQIWPFGRKNNKAPLAKTGIGAWVKTDIFVLWFHILVSTIPAAIIGILFDDVFERLFYNFQTVAIMLILFGIAFIVIETRHNGKSAKINSLVDISYTTALMIGFFQLIAAVFPGTSRSGATIVGALLIGVSRTVAAEYTFFLAIPVMFGASLLKLVKFGFHFTGEEAAILIIGMIVAFVVSLIVIKFLMGYIKKHNFIVFGWYRIVLGAIVLLCGIAGLL, from the coding sequence ATGGAAATCTTTGACATTATCAAGTCTGTTATATTTGGAATTGTGGAGGGCATTACAGAGTGGCTGCCTATCAGCAGCACCGGCCACATGATTCTTCTGAATGAGATTTTACCACTTAGAATAGGAAAGAACCCGGACGATTTTTACAGTATGTTTGAGGTGGTTATCCAGCTTGGAGCCATTTTGGCGGTTGTTGTTTTGTTCTGGAGCCAGATCTGGCCATTCGGCAGGAAGAATAACAAAGCTCCTCTTGCAAAGACAGGTATCGGTGCATGGGTCAAGACTGATATCTTCGTGCTGTGGTTTCATATTCTTGTTTCAACTATTCCGGCAGCTATTATCGGAATTCTTTTTGATGATGTATTCGAGAGACTGTTTTACAATTTCCAGACAGTAGCTATCATGCTTATACTCTTTGGTATCGCTTTTATTGTGATTGAGACCAGACATAATGGCAAGTCTGCCAAGATTAATTCACTTGTCGACATAAGCTACACGACTGCGCTTATGATTGGATTTTTCCAGCTTATTGCAGCTGTTTTTCCGGGTACATCACGTTCAGGTGCTACTATTGTCGGAGCTCTTTTAATTGGTGTTTCAAGGACTGTTGCCGCTGAGTATACATTTTTCCTTGCTATTCCGGTTATGTTTGGTGCGAGTCTTCTGAAGCTTGTTAAATTTGGATTTCATTTTACAGGGGAAGAGGCTGCTATTCTGATTATCGGCATGATTGTGGCATTTGTTGTTTCACTTATTGTTATCAAATTCCTGATGGGCTACATAAAGAAGCATAACTTTATTGTGTTTGGATGGTACCGTATAGTTCTTGGTGCGATTGTGCTGCTTTGTGGTATCGCAGGGCTTCTCTAA
- a CDS encoding chloride channel protein yields the protein MNETTRQLIVHKVKHNTKRLITSIKWVIFSIVVGIVAGSCGTAFYFALSVVTDFRMKYPWLIYFLPIGGLAIVGLYHLCKDDNDTGTNLVISAIHSGDKVPFIMAPLIFVSTLITHLFGGSAGREGAALQMGGSIGSSIGRVFRFDEKDKHVMIMCGMSAAFSALFGTPMAAAIFSMEMISVGVMYYIALVPCVISSLIAHGIASYFNVTNEFFAIENIPDFTILNSVKISVLAILCALVSILFCVALHSGEALYKKYLPNKYTRVFIGGCFIIIATMLVGNQTYNGTGMSVIQSSIDGSVRPEAFLLKIIFTALTLGAGFKGGEIVPSFFIGATFGCLFGNLTGFEPSLCTAVGMISLFCGVTNCPITSLLISFELFGYDGMPYFLLAIPFSYMLSGYFGLYRSQKIVYSKYKTSYINKSTH from the coding sequence ATGAATGAAACAACCAGGCAATTGATTGTGCATAAGGTAAAGCATAATACGAAACGCCTTATAACATCCATTAAATGGGTAATCTTTTCTATCGTTGTCGGCATAGTCGCAGGAAGCTGCGGCACCGCATTTTATTTTGCCCTGTCGGTCGTAACCGATTTCAGAATGAAATACCCTTGGCTCATTTACTTTCTGCCAATCGGCGGACTTGCCATTGTAGGACTCTATCATCTGTGTAAAGACGATAACGACACCGGAACCAATCTGGTAATATCAGCTATCCATTCAGGCGACAAGGTGCCCTTTATAATGGCCCCGCTTATATTTGTATCCACACTTATCACTCACCTGTTCGGTGGCTCTGCCGGCCGTGAGGGTGCTGCACTGCAGATGGGAGGCAGCATCGGAAGCTCTATAGGCAGGGTATTCAGATTTGATGAAAAGGACAAGCATGTCATGATTATGTGTGGCATGAGCGCTGCATTCAGTGCACTGTTTGGCACTCCGATGGCAGCCGCTATTTTCTCCATGGAGATGATAAGCGTCGGTGTCATGTATTATATAGCACTCGTTCCATGTGTGATAAGCTCCCTCATCGCTCACGGTATCGCATCATACTTCAATGTTACAAATGAATTTTTTGCTATTGAAAACATACCGGACTTTACTATTTTAAACTCAGTAAAAATCTCTGTGCTTGCAATACTGTGCGCACTCGTAAGCATACTCTTTTGTGTGGCCCTTCACTCAGGTGAGGCGCTGTACAAAAAATATCTGCCAAACAAATATACAAGAGTATTCATTGGTGGCTGCTTTATCATCATAGCAACTATGCTTGTAGGAAACCAGACATACAACGGCACCGGAATGAGTGTCATCCAAAGCAGTATAGACGGCTCTGTCAGACCTGAAGCATTTCTGCTAAAAATCATCTTCACCGCACTGACTCTTGGCGCAGGCTTTAAGGGCGGCGAGATTGTACCATCCTTTTTCATAGGCGCAACATTTGGATGCCTGTTCGGCAATCTGACAGGCTTTGAGCCATCGCTGTGTACAGCTGTCGGCATGATTTCACTGTTCTGTGGTGTCACCAACTGTCCGATCACATCGCTGCTCATCAGCTTTGAGCTGTTTGGCTACGACGGCATGCCATACTTTCTTTTGGCAATTCCATTCAGCTATATGCTGTCAGGATACTTTGGCCTGTATCGCAGCCAGAAAATCGTATATTCAAAATACAAGACAAGCTACATAAATAAATCAACTCACTAA
- the pulA gene encoding type I pullulanase, producing MKLGAIYSKEKTTFTLFSPVADSVFVIFYDKGNDSAEKGRLEMMRGEGELRSIFSATAEGNLDGVYYTYEVHTSDGTFGSHDPYARACGVNGHRSMVIDLSKTDPDGFADEDRPKLADPMSMVITEVSIADVSAGASAHSRYPGKFKAFTEDKTLSYFKDMGVTHLQLMPSYDFASIDESDSLKEQYNWGYDPYNYNVPEGSYSTDPFNGAVRVREYKEMVHSIHEAGLGVIMDVVYNHTFNVHDSCFYKTAGNYFYRMLDAAKYSDASACGNEIASEKPMVRKYIIDSLCYWASEYHIDGFRFDLMGVLDIETLNEARKALLKINPDIIMYGEGWTGGESTLPESERGMKINAPRTPGIGMFSDDIRDAVKGHVFYMDELGFVNGAADRGEELKQAVMCAKWAKSPMQSINYLSCHDNYTLWDRFIISNSHESEEMRIRMNKLAAAILFTAQGIPFFLHGEEFARTKISEADGAPVENSYCSPLSVNAIDYDRAEQFSDLKAYYKGLIALRRAHKSFYLDTVDEIKKSVHFMDDMPDGVVAYTIDNDTEKVFVAYNAGKNKITIKLADALWEVLADESSAGDKALYTIKDQAIIPGVSCLVAVCKC from the coding sequence ATGAAATTAGGAGCGATTTATTCAAAGGAAAAGACAACATTTACACTGTTTTCGCCTGTTGCGGACAGTGTTTTTGTTATTTTTTATGATAAGGGAAATGATTCGGCCGAGAAAGGCAGGCTTGAGATGATGCGCGGAGAGGGAGAGCTTCGCAGTATTTTTTCTGCTACGGCAGAGGGTAATCTGGATGGTGTTTATTATACATATGAGGTTCACACCTCAGATGGCACATTCGGCTCGCATGATCCGTATGCAAGAGCCTGCGGTGTAAATGGGCACAGGTCTATGGTTATTGACCTGTCAAAGACTGATCCTGATGGATTTGCAGATGAGGACAGGCCAAAGCTTGCAGATCCCATGAGCATGGTTATCACTGAGGTGTCTATCGCGGATGTGTCTGCCGGTGCATCTGCTCATTCTAGGTATCCGGGTAAGTTTAAGGCATTTACTGAGGATAAAACTCTTTCGTATTTCAAGGATATGGGAGTGACACATCTGCAGCTTATGCCGTCGTATGATTTTGCCAGCATTGACGAGAGTGATTCCTTAAAGGAGCAGTATAACTGGGGCTATGATCCGTACAATTACAATGTGCCGGAGGGCTCTTACTCGACAGATCCGTTTAATGGAGCCGTGAGAGTGAGAGAGTATAAGGAGATGGTGCACTCGATTCATGAGGCGGGTCTTGGTGTAATCATGGATGTGGTTTACAATCATACCTTCAATGTTCATGACAGCTGCTTTTACAAGACTGCGGGCAATTATTTCTACCGTATGCTGGATGCTGCAAAGTACTCTGATGCATCAGCCTGTGGCAATGAAATAGCCTCAGAGAAGCCTATGGTCAGAAAATATATCATTGATTCGCTGTGCTACTGGGCGAGTGAGTATCACATTGATGGCTTCAGGTTTGATCTGATGGGAGTACTTGATATCGAGACATTGAACGAAGCCAGAAAAGCTCTCTTAAAAATAAATCCTGATATAATAATGTACGGAGAGGGCTGGACAGGTGGAGAGAGCACTCTGCCAGAATCAGAGCGTGGCATGAAAATAAATGCTCCAAGGACACCGGGCATCGGCATGTTTTCGGATGATATACGTGATGCGGTAAAGGGACATGTATTCTATATGGATGAGCTGGGCTTTGTCAATGGAGCTGCAGACAGAGGTGAAGAGCTAAAGCAGGCTGTTATGTGCGCTAAGTGGGCCAAATCGCCTATGCAGTCGATTAACTATCTGTCATGTCACGACAACTATACTCTCTGGGACAGGTTTATCATATCCAATTCACATGAGAGTGAAGAGATGCGTATCCGTATGAATAAGCTTGCAGCAGCCATCCTTTTTACAGCGCAGGGGATTCCGTTTTTCCTGCATGGAGAGGAGTTTGCGAGAACAAAGATTAGTGAGGCTGATGGTGCTCCTGTAGAGAACAGCTATTGCAGTCCTCTCTCTGTCAATGCAATAGATTATGACAGGGCTGAGCAGTTTTCGGACCTTAAAGCCTACTATAAGGGGCTTATAGCACTAAGAAGGGCTCACAAGTCATTTTATCTTGACACAGTAGATGAGATTAAGAAATCCGTACATTTCATGGATGATATGCCTGATGGCGTTGTAGCATATACTATTGATAACGATACAGAGAAGGTGTTCGTAGCTTACAATGCCGGAAAAAATAAAATCACAATTAAACTTGCAGATGCTTTGTGGGAGGTTCTTGCAGATGAATCTTCTGCGGGAGATAAAGCTCTTTACACAATAAAAGACCAGGCAATAATACCTGGGGTATCATGCCTGGTTGCAGTTTGCAAATGTTAG
- the greA gene encoding transcription elongation factor GreA → MHDELTANDIKKMEDEIEYRKLVVRKKALDDVKVARAQGDLSENFEYKAAKQFKNQNESRIRYLEKMIKTAVVISDESKDDEVGMFNTVDVYFEDDDETETYKIVTTVRGNSLKNLISKESPLGAAIFGHKVGDRCEVKVNDDYSYFVKIMKIQNTVDDGSDDLRKF, encoded by the coding sequence ATGCATGATGAATTGACAGCAAATGATATAAAGAAAATGGAGGACGAGATAGAGTACAGAAAGCTCGTTGTCAGAAAGAAGGCTCTTGATGACGTAAAGGTGGCGAGAGCCCAGGGTGACTTGAGCGAGAACTTCGAGTACAAGGCCGCCAAGCAGTTTAAGAACCAGAACGAGAGCCGTATCAGATACCTTGAGAAGATGATTAAGACTGCCGTTGTCATATCCGATGAGTCAAAGGATGATGAGGTGGGTATGTTCAATACGGTTGACGTGTATTTTGAGGATGATGATGAGACTGAGACATACAAGATTGTCACAACCGTAAGGGGCAATTCCTTAAAGAATCTGATAAGCAAGGAGTCACCGCTTGGTGCCGCTATATTCGGGCACAAGGTGGGTGACAGGTGTGAGGTAAAGGTAAATGATGACTACTCATACTTTGTTAAGATAATGAAAATACAAAATACTGTCGACGACGGCAGTGATGATTTGCGTAAATTTTAA
- a CDS encoding BTAD domain-containing putative transcriptional regulator encodes MIKLKTFGSFTVGNDISSVQEGAWRSEKLEKLFVYLAMNRNRGVCIEDISEAIWQVEEETDNPVGALKNLAYRLRKALRDASFDEECIVSVRGGLYKWNDDVEVTIDVEEFDRYINEAEMAFCRSKETAIESYEKAIALYHGDFLPLRTDTHWFMTLNAFYHSRYVNTVKALAKLYIDTGCYEKLEQLCIRAIVYERSDEQIYSYLIMARMRTKKVQMAFDTYETAKAIMDKDLGVRKTVMLNKVYEELLSVTKGVSSYNIDEVKEDINEESMEGVFMCGYPVFKEIYHLEVRKSARSTIPESLVLVTVVPMYSSQPDKNHSQMKDSMHTLERALRKCLRVGDVAAKYSDSQYIVLLSKCSCDTASDVMKRIIDRFNHTCDTHSNMTIHFDIEPVSCYSSFVSDK; translated from the coding sequence ATGATTAAATTAAAAACTTTTGGCAGCTTTACGGTGGGAAATGACATATCCTCTGTCCAGGAAGGGGCATGGAGGTCTGAGAAGCTTGAAAAGCTGTTTGTATATCTGGCGATGAACAGAAACAGGGGTGTCTGTATAGAGGATATTTCAGAGGCTATATGGCAGGTTGAGGAAGAAACCGATAATCCGGTAGGAGCCCTTAAGAATCTGGCATACAGGCTCAGAAAGGCTCTAAGAGATGCCTCCTTTGACGAGGAGTGCATAGTCTCTGTTAGAGGCGGCTTGTACAAATGGAATGATGATGTGGAAGTAACCATTGATGTCGAAGAGTTTGACAGATATATAAATGAGGCGGAGATGGCATTTTGCAGGAGCAAGGAGACCGCTATTGAAAGCTATGAGAAGGCCATAGCTCTTTATCATGGTGATTTCCTGCCTCTTAGGACAGATACACACTGGTTTATGACGCTCAATGCATTTTACCATTCAAGATACGTGAATACAGTAAAGGCTCTGGCAAAGCTGTATATTGATACAGGCTGCTATGAGAAGCTTGAGCAGCTGTGCATCAGGGCGATTGTATATGAGCGCTCGGATGAGCAGATATACTCATATCTTATTATGGCACGCATGCGTACCAAAAAGGTACAGATGGCTTTTGATACTTATGAGACTGCCAAGGCTATTATGGACAAGGATCTTGGCGTTAGAAAGACTGTCATGCTCAACAAGGTGTATGAGGAGCTTTTATCTGTCACAAAGGGTGTTTCAAGCTACAATATAGATGAGGTGAAGGAGGATATCAACGAGGAGAGCATGGAGGGTGTTTTCATGTGCGGATATCCTGTATTCAAGGAGATTTATCATCTGGAGGTCAGAAAGAGTGCCCGTTCTACGATTCCGGAGAGTCTGGTGCTTGTCACTGTTGTGCCAATGTATAGCAGTCAGCCGGATAAGAATCATAGTCAGATGAAGGATTCCATGCATACACTTGAAAGAGCACTTAGAAAGTGCCTGCGTGTGGGTGATGTGGCAGCAAAGTACAGTGATTCACAGTACATTGTGCTTTTGTCGAAGTGCTCATGCGATACAGCCTCCGATGTCATGAAGCGTATTATCGATAGGTTCAATCATACGTGTGACACACATAGTAATATGACAATACACTTTGACATTGAGCCGGTAAGCTGCTACAGCAGTTTTGTGAGTGACAAATGA
- the srtB gene encoding class B sortase translates to MVKKVIRFIVLIIGLSLVAYSGYHLFKIYSDYNTSDKTYEKLQDEYAVDDSKKDDDSTKGSEAQSPWYDDIDIDFAGLRSENPDVVGWIYFENEDISYPVMYSGDNSYYLRKTFKREHATAGSIFLEGSNKTDFSDCHTIIYGHNMKNLSMFGKLKYYNRDENYYDSHQYFQILVDGKKYRYQIFSYETVSDDSDEYTVGFEPDETFGKFVQRMAASSMKDTGIVPTKDDKVVTLSTCSTSGETYRFVVHGVRVDEH, encoded by the coding sequence ATGGTTAAGAAAGTAATTAGATTTATAGTTCTGATAATTGGTCTGTCTCTTGTGGCTTATTCGGGTTATCATCTGTTTAAGATTTATTCTGACTATAATACTTCGGATAAGACATATGAGAAGCTTCAGGATGAGTATGCAGTGGACGATTCAAAGAAGGATGATGACAGCACGAAAGGCAGTGAAGCACAGTCACCGTGGTATGATGATATAGATATTGATTTCGCCGGTCTAAGGAGCGAAAACCCTGATGTGGTTGGCTGGATTTATTTTGAAAATGAGGATATCAGCTACCCTGTCATGTATTCGGGGGATAACAGCTATTACCTCAGAAAGACCTTTAAGAGAGAGCATGCCACTGCAGGTTCCATCTTCCTTGAGGGTTCAAACAAGACTGATTTCAGCGACTGCCATACAATCATTTATGGACACAATATGAAAAACCTGTCGATGTTTGGAAAGCTTAAGTACTATAACCGTGATGAGAATTACTATGACAGCCATCAGTATTTCCAGATACTTGTCGATGGCAAAAAGTATAGGTACCAGATTTTCTCATATGAGACAGTCAGTGATGACAGCGATGAGTATACCGTGGGCTTTGAGCCGGATGAGACGTTTGGCAAATTCGTACAGAGGATGGCTGCCTCATCAATGAAGGATACAGGCATAGTCCCGACAAAGGATGACAAGGTTGTGACTCTTTCTACCTGCTCCACAAGCGGTGAGACATACAGGTTTGTGGTTCACGGAGTGAGAGTGGATGAACATTGA
- a CDS encoding SDR family NAD(P)-dependent oxidoreductase produces the protein MYAVITGASSGIGEQFAKRLAKEGYDLILVARRRERLTALSDKLKATHKELECDIFTADLMQLDECQRLSDYLEEKDIEIFINNAGYGDCGLFEETDIAKEMGMIDVNVRAVHFLTKKLLRQMRVKDRGFILNVASSAGLIPAGPYMAAYYASKAYVASLSRAVACELRQSHSHVYVGCLCPGPVDTEFNDVANVRFALKGISAEYCANYAIDRMMKHKTVIVPTLRMKLATTCGRFLPQSLYIKIVSHQQKKKWHID, from the coding sequence ATGTATGCAGTGATTACAGGAGCAAGCTCAGGAATAGGTGAGCAGTTTGCAAAGAGACTTGCGAAGGAGGGGTATGACCTGATTCTTGTTGCCAGAAGGCGGGAGAGGCTTACAGCTCTTTCTGATAAGCTTAAAGCCACACATAAGGAGCTTGAGTGTGATATTTTTACCGCGGATCTGATGCAGCTTGATGAGTGTCAGAGACTTTCGGACTATCTCGAGGAAAAAGATATAGAAATATTTATAAACAACGCAGGCTACGGTGATTGCGGCCTGTTTGAGGAGACTGATATAGCTAAGGAAATGGGCATGATAGATGTCAATGTGCGTGCTGTACACTTCCTGACGAAAAAGCTTTTAAGACAGATGAGGGTAAAGGACAGAGGCTTTATATTAAATGTGGCAAGCTCTGCTGGTCTTATTCCTGCCGGTCCGTACATGGCTGCCTATTATGCCTCTAAGGCATATGTTGCGAGCCTTTCAAGGGCTGTTGCATGTGAGCTTCGACAGAGCCACAGCCATGTGTATGTGGGGTGTCTGTGTCCGGGACCGGTTGATACAGAGTTCAATGATGTGGCGAATGTGCGATTTGCGTTGAAGGGGATTTCCGCTGAATACTGCGCCAATTATGCCATAGACCGGATGATGAAGCACAAAACGGTCATAGTGCCTACTCTCAGGATGAAGCTTGCTACAACCTGTGGCAGATTTCTGCCACAATCTTTGTATATAAAGATTGTTTCACATCAGCAAAAGAAAAAATGGCACATTGACTAA